Genomic window (Methanothrix sp.):
GCGATACTCGTCGAGCCGGAGTTCAACCCGAAGATGGCAGAGGTGATCGCATCAGAGGCTGGATGTGAGGTCGTGGAGATCGACCCCCTGGCAGGTGATTATATAAATAACATGAGAGCTGTAGGAGATCTCATAGCGGAATCGATTGGAGCATGATGTCGGCGGTCTCTATTGAGGGTCTCACAGTCAGGCTTGATGGCAGGATAGTGCTGGAGGATGTCTGGCTGGAGGTGGAGGAGAGGGATTTTCTGGGACTTATAGGGCCGAACGGCGGCGGCAAATCAACGCTTCTCAAGGCGATCCTCGGGCTCGTGAAGCCCTCCTCCGGGCGGATCAGGGTCTTCGGCAGGGATCCTGTCGCTGCAAGACCTCTGGTTGGCTATCTGCCGCAGCACAGCATCTTCGATCAGAGGTTCCCTGTAAAAGTCATTGATGTCGTTCTCATGGGAAGGTACCCGCGCGTGGGAATCCTCAGGCGGTACAGAACAGAGGATATGGAGGCTGCGAGGAGCGCGCTCGACGCCGTCGGCATGTTGGGTCTGGCCGATCGTGAGATCGGGGCTCTCTCAGGAGGCGAGCAGCAGAGGGTCTTCGTCGCCAGGGCGATCGTATCCGATCCGAAGCTGCTTCTGCTTGATGAGCCGACCGCTGGCGTGGATGTCGCGCAGCAGAGGGAGTTCTATGATCTCCTGAAGCATCTGAACAGCAGAATGACCATAATAATGGTATCACACGACCTCTCCGCCATCTCAGCGCATGTCGAGAAGGTCGCGTGTTTGAACCAGAGGCTTTACTACCATGGATCCAAGGAGCTCACAGAGGAGGACCTCGTCCAGGCGTATGGGTGCCCCATAGTCGATATAATCGCGCATGGGATTCCGCACAGGGTCCTGAGGGAGCACAGGTGATACCGTGACCGCCTTGGTAGAAGAGATGATGCAGTATGAGTTCATGAAAACCGCTCTGGTCGCGGGGCTGATGCTCTCCGTGCTCTGCGGGGTTGTTGGAGTGTACGTAGTTCTGAACAGGATTGTATTCATAGGCGATGGTGTCGCACATGCTGCCTTCGGAGGCATCGGCCTGGGATACCTCCTGGGGATCGATCCCCTCATCCTTGCC
Coding sequences:
- a CDS encoding metal ABC transporter ATP-binding protein → MSAVSIEGLTVRLDGRIVLEDVWLEVEERDFLGLIGPNGGGKSTLLKAILGLVKPSSGRIRVFGRDPVAARPLVGYLPQHSIFDQRFPVKVIDVVLMGRYPRVGILRRYRTEDMEAARSALDAVGMLGLADREIGALSGGEQQRVFVARAIVSDPKLLLLDEPTAGVDVAQQREFYDLLKHLNSRMTIIMVSHDLSAISAHVEKVACLNQRLYYHGSKELTEEDLVQAYGCPIVDIIAHGIPHRVLREHR